From Rhodovastum atsumiense, a single genomic window includes:
- a CDS encoding efflux RND transporter periplasmic adaptor subunit — protein sequence MPRPPAQNAAPALLRGLRLPGTVPLLAPLALMLALAGCKEQQTQAHGAAAQGPAPVGVVTLQSQPVSITTDLPGRTNAYQVADVRPQVGGIVQSRLFTEGRDVKAGQQLYQIDPAPYRASLASARATLAKAEASVTSARLTVNRYRPLAQARAVSPLDYDNAMATLREAEADVASAQAAVQTAQINLDYTRMMAPISGRTSRSSVTPGALVTASQTTTLVTITQLDPIYVDVTQPSSVLLRLRREWAAGQLRRSGEDQAPVKLFLEDGSEYPHVGRLQFSEVSVDQGTGSVTLRLVFPNPDALLLPGMFVRAQIEEGVNDHALLVPQQAVTRNTQGEATALVVDQDQKVAQRILKVDRSIGNAWLVTSGLAAGDKVIVDGVQRIRPGAQVTPQDVAASKAASASAAPATR from the coding sequence ATGCCGCGACCGCCGGCTCAGAATGCCGCGCCTGCCCTCCTCCGCGGACTGCGGCTGCCGGGTACGGTACCCCTCCTCGCCCCGCTCGCCCTCATGCTGGCCCTGGCCGGCTGCAAGGAGCAGCAGACCCAGGCCCATGGCGCCGCGGCCCAGGGGCCGGCGCCGGTCGGGGTGGTGACGCTGCAAAGTCAGCCGGTCTCGATCACCACCGACCTGCCCGGCCGCACCAATGCCTACCAGGTCGCCGATGTACGGCCGCAGGTCGGTGGCATCGTGCAGAGCCGGCTGTTCACCGAAGGCCGCGACGTCAAGGCAGGTCAGCAGCTCTATCAGATCGATCCGGCTCCCTATCGCGCCAGCCTTGCCTCTGCCCGTGCCACGCTGGCAAAGGCGGAAGCCTCCGTCACCTCCGCCCGCCTCACCGTCAACCGCTACCGGCCGCTGGCGCAGGCGCGCGCGGTCAGCCCGCTCGATTACGACAACGCCATGGCCACGCTGCGGGAAGCCGAGGCCGATGTCGCCTCCGCCCAGGCCGCGGTGCAGACGGCCCAGATCAATCTCGACTACACCCGGATGATGGCGCCGATCTCCGGCCGCACCAGCCGCTCCTCCGTCACCCCGGGCGCGCTGGTCACCGCGAGCCAGACCACCACGCTGGTCACCATCACCCAGCTCGACCCGATCTACGTGGACGTGACCCAGCCGAGCAGCGTGCTGTTGCGGCTGCGGCGCGAATGGGCGGCAGGCCAGCTGCGCCGCAGCGGCGAGGATCAGGCCCCGGTGAAATTGTTCCTCGAGGACGGCAGCGAATATCCGCATGTCGGCCGACTGCAGTTCTCCGAGGTCAGCGTCGACCAGGGCACCGGCTCGGTCACGCTGCGCCTGGTGTTCCCAAATCCCGACGCGCTGCTGCTACCCGGCATGTTCGTCCGCGCGCAGATCGAGGAGGGCGTCAACGACCATGCCCTGCTGGTGCCGCAGCAGGCGGTGACGCGCAACACGCAGGGCGAGGCAACCGCCCTGGTGGTGGACCAGGACCAGAAGGTGGCGCAACGCATCCTGAAGGTCGACCGCAGCATCGGCAATGCCTGGCTGGTCACCTCCGGCCTCGCCGCCGGCGACAAGGTGATCGTCGACGGCGTGCAGCGCATCCGCCCGGGCGCGCAGGTCACGCCGCAGGACGTCGCGGCGTCCAAGGCCGCGTCCGCCTCCGCCGCTCCCGCGACCCGCTGA
- a CDS encoding TetR/AcrR family transcriptional regulator, giving the protein MRVRTDRKRDEILQIARAAFLQHGYAATSMAAIAAAVGGSKSTLYGYFPTKEALFGAVVHSVGEKHVVPVLSILDGKGSPREILGELARAVIRFLLLPEAVASYRMVIAEAGRFPELGRTFFAHGPQRGLGRIAAWIQAQIEAGRLHPADPAWLAQQFGAMCEAGPCKATLCGVTRRVSAREQAALANFVVETFLRAHATPEGDAVFGRERPAAPDAGGGAGQGKATARGAARAI; this is encoded by the coding sequence TTGCGAGTCCGCACCGACAGGAAACGTGACGAGATTCTGCAGATCGCCCGCGCCGCCTTCCTGCAGCACGGCTATGCTGCCACCTCCATGGCCGCCATCGCCGCCGCGGTCGGCGGCTCCAAGAGCACGTTGTATGGCTACTTTCCCACCAAGGAGGCGCTGTTCGGCGCGGTCGTGCACAGCGTCGGCGAGAAGCACGTGGTGCCGGTGCTGTCGATCCTGGACGGCAAGGGCAGCCCGCGGGAGATCCTGGGCGAACTGGCGCGCGCGGTGATCCGCTTCCTGCTGCTGCCGGAGGCGGTCGCCTCGTACCGGATGGTGATCGCCGAGGCGGGGCGCTTCCCCGAGCTGGGGCGCACCTTCTTTGCCCATGGACCACAGCGGGGGCTGGGGCGGATCGCCGCCTGGATTCAGGCGCAGATCGAGGCCGGCCGGTTGCATCCGGCCGATCCGGCGTGGCTGGCGCAGCAATTCGGCGCCATGTGTGAGGCCGGGCCGTGCAAGGCGACGCTGTGCGGCGTGACCCGCCGCGTGTCGGCACGCGAGCAGGCAGCGCTGGCAAATTTCGTTGTCGAAACATTCCTGCGTGCCCATGCCACCCCCGAAGGTGACGCGGTGTTTGGGCGAGAGCGGCCCGCGGCGCCGGACGCAGGCGGAGGGGCCGGGCAGGGCAAGGCGACGGCTCGGGGGGCGGCCCGGGCCATATAA